In Desulfovibrionales bacterium, the genomic window GTAAAACCACAACGGCCGTAAACCTGGCCGCATCTCTGGCCTTCTCAGGCTGTGAGGTCCTTCTGGTGGATTGCGATCCACAGGGCAATGCCACGGGCGGGCTGGGCCTCGAAAAGAAAAATATCGGAAAAAGCCTCTATGACTTGCTTATTAATGAGGTATCGCTTGATGAGGTGGTGCGGCCTACAGAAGTACCCCACCTTTCTGTTATACCGGCTAACATAGACCTGGTTGGTGCAGAAATTGAGCTTGTACAGACTGTTTCACGTGAAACAGTCTTATCTAAGGTCTTGGCGCCGGTTATATCTCGATTTGACTATATTTTTTTAGATTGTCCGCCATCCCTGGGCCTGCTTACAGTCAACGCCCTTACGGCCGCAGATGCCGTCCTGATACCATTACAGTGTGAATATTATGCCCTGGAGGGCTTGAGCCAACTCGTACAGACCATACGCCTTATAAAGCAGTCTCTAAACCCCAAGCTTGTGGTTGCCGGACTGGTTCTTACCATGTTTGATGCCCGGAACAATCTTTCCCACCAGGTGGTTAGCGAAGTACACAAGCATTTCCAGGCAAAGGTTTTCGATACTATTATTCCTCGAAACGTCCGTCTCAGCGAGGCCCCCAGTCACGGCAAGCCTGTGCTGCTGTATGATAAATATTCAAAGGGGACGCAGTCCTATCTGGCCTTGGCCCGGGAGTTTCTGGCCAGAGAGGAAAGGAAGGTTATATGATTAAAAAAACCGGCTTAGGAAAAGGTCTGGAGGCGTTGCTGCCCAAGGGGACGCAAGAGGAAAAAGAGCCGGCGATTTTTTCCTGTACCATTGAAGAGGTAAGACCCAATCCTTACCAGCCGCGCAGGGTAATAAAGAACGATCGGATAGAAGAACTGGCCGCTTCGATAAAAGAAAAAGGGATTATTCAGCCCATAATCGTACGGCGTGTCGATTCAGGCTACGAACTTATCGCCGGGGAACGAAGGTGGCACGCCGCCCAGAAAGCAGGACTGAAGAACATACCAATTATCGTCAAGGATGTCTCCCCTGCGGAGGTCTTAGAGCTGGCCCTGATTGAAAATATCCAGCGCGAAGATTTGAATCCCCTGGAGGAGGCCGAGGCCTATAACCGACTCACGCAGGAGTTTGGCCTGACGCAGGAAGAGTTGGCCTCTCGTGTAGGAAAAGAGCGCTCCACCGTGGCCAATTTTCTCCGTTTGCTCAAGCTGCCGGATTACATAAAGGAAAATATGTGGGCGGAGGACCTCAGTATGGGACACGCCCGGGTGCTGGTTGGGATTGAGGACCCGGAAGGCCAGCGGATGGTCAGAGATACGATCATAAAGAAGGGCCTTTCCGTGCGGGAAACCGAGGCCCTGGTGCGAAGATTGAAAAAACCGCACCGGCCAACGGACAAAAGACAACCAGATAGTCATACCCTTTCGCTGGCCGAGGAGATAATGCGACATCTGGGAACCAGGGTTCGTATTTCGAGGCGTGGTAAACGGGGAAAAATCGAGATCGATTTTTATTCAGAAGAGGATCTGGCGCGTATTGTCGATTATATCTCTGGCCTGGAACAGGGTGTCTGACCATTGGCTCTGCACTTAATTATAGATGGCTATAACCTGATAAGACAATCGCCGCGCCTGAGTTCTATAGAGCTACAGGATTTCCAGAAGGGGCGTGAGGCCCTGATCGGGAATCTTGCCCGCTACAAGACCATAAAGGGCCATCCTATTACCGTGATTTTCGATGGGTGGA contains:
- a CDS encoding ParB/RepB/Spo0J family partition protein produces the protein MIKKTGLGKGLEALLPKGTQEEKEPAIFSCTIEEVRPNPYQPRRVIKNDRIEELAASIKEKGIIQPIIVRRVDSGYELIAGERRWHAAQKAGLKNIPIIVKDVSPAEVLELALIENIQREDLNPLEEAEAYNRLTQEFGLTQEELASRVGKERSTVANFLRLLKLPDYIKENMWAEDLSMGHARVLVGIEDPEGQRMVRDTIIKKGLSVRETEALVRRLKKPHRPTDKRQPDSHTLSLAEEIMRHLGTRVRISRRGKRGKIEIDFYSEEDLARIVDYISGLEQGV
- a CDS encoding AAA family ATPase — encoded protein: MGKIICLANQKGGVGKTTTAVNLAASLAFSGCEVLLVDCDPQGNATGGLGLEKKNIGKSLYDLLINEVSLDEVVRPTEVPHLSVIPANIDLVGAEIELVQTVSRETVLSKVLAPVISRFDYIFLDCPPSLGLLTVNALTAADAVLIPLQCEYYALEGLSQLVQTIRLIKQSLNPKLVVAGLVLTMFDARNNLSHQVVSEVHKHFQAKVFDTIIPRNVRLSEAPSHGKPVLLYDKYSKGTQSYLALAREFLAREERKVI